In Sulfitobacter sp. W027, a single window of DNA contains:
- a CDS encoding apolipoprotein acyltransferase has protein sequence MIAIGLAILGAIIGGLTARKRGGNRKDIAQYAAGYGFAFLIVGMIATVLLDRALSL, from the coding sequence ATGATAGCAATCGGACTGGCGATACTCGGCGCGATAATCGGCGGGCTGACCGCCCGCAAACGTGGCGGCAACCGCAAGGACATCGCGCAATATGCCGCAGGCTACGGCTTTGCCTTCCTGATCGTTGGCATGATCGCCACGGTTCTTCTGGACCGCGCGCTGAGCCTCTGA